Proteins from one Cryptomeria japonica chromosome 4, Sugi_1.0, whole genome shotgun sequence genomic window:
- the LOC131030701 gene encoding pentatricopeptide repeat-containing protein At1g20230, whose translation MHFRKPYWLTSKAKVKVVGILLHECRMPLEAKNVHFQMAITGIQQTSLFHVMHAFCSTLVVVGAQKPVDCVLNTQSWNATLRRYVREGNYEATLRVYNCYRMQMQEDVSTFPIMFKACGALGALEEGMAIHACVVAHGFELNANVANTLLVMYTKCSRMEIARQLFDKMPIRDAASWTSMIAGYGRTGNLSEAITLFHEMQTARLKADVITWTAIISAYARNDCPADALNTFRQMRVKPNAVTLVVVLASCADLAALRQGMQIHGYVIKNGFESCLVVENVVIDLYAKCRKMEDANQVFVEMSERDVVSWNAIIGCYALTGQNVQAMNLFQQLQSTNINPNIITWSTVIAGHAQHGNSNEALNLFRDMQLAGVKPVSITIATVLPSCAHLGALHHGKEIHGYVVKSHLESNLTVGNALIDMYTKCGSVEYARRVFEKMVHRDVISWNAIIGGYRMHGHGEEALRLFDDMRRQGVRPDHITIIAVLSACSHSGLVDEGWRHFEQMTKDYGVLPCVQHYACMVDILGRAGHLDEAHQFIKMMPLKPNSSVWGALLGACRIYGNITLAECAAQHLYDLEPETTANYILLSNIYAASGRWEEAQKVRKLMKDRGLNKKPGCAWIKLKNRIYSFVVGDTSLPRLHEIYAILDSLARKLKEEGYVPDTNFALHDVDEEEKEQILYGHSEKLAIAFGLMNTCPGTTIQITKNLRVCGDCHIAIKLISKVAGRKIIVRDTSRFHHFENGLCSCGDYW comes from the coding sequence ATGCATTTTAGAAAACCATATTGGTTGACATCCAAGGCAAAGGTCAAGGTGGTGGGCATTCTGTTGCACGAATGCAGGATGCCCTTAGAAGCCAAGAACGTCCATTTTCAAATGGCGATTACAGGAATACAGCAAACAAGTTTGTTTCATGTGATGCATGCCTTCTGCAGCACCCTGGTCGTGGTTGGCGCGCAGAAACCCGTGGACTGCGTTCTAAACACACAGTCATGGAATGCAACCCTGAGAAGATATGTAAGGGAAGGCAATTACGAGGCAACCCTTAGAGTGTATAATTGTTACAGAATGCAAATGCAGGAAGATGTTTCAACGTTTCCCATCATGTTCAAGGCATGCGGGGCGCTTGGAGCCCTGGAAGAGGGCATGGCGATTCACGCTTGCGTCGTTGCACATGGTTTTGAGTTAAATGCCAATGTAGCCAATACCCTTCTGGTGATGTACACTAAATGCTCGCGGATGGAGATTGCGCgccaattgtttgacaaaatgcccatTCGAGATGCGGCAAGCTGGACCTCCATGATTGCGGGTTATGGCCGAACAGGGAATTTGAGCGAGGCAATCACTTTGTTTCACGAGATGCAGACCGCAAGGCTGAAAGCCGACGTTATCACCTGGACCGCCATCATATCTGCCTACGCGCGCAATGATTGCCCCGCTGATGCTCTCAACACCTTTCGTCAAATGCGAGTAAAACCCAATGCTGTCACACTCGTCGTCGTTCTCGCTTCGTGTGCAGATTTAGCAGCCCTGCGTCAGGGTATGCAAATTCATGGATATGTAATAAAAAATGGGTTTGAGTCGTGCCTCGTTGTGGAGAATGTCGTCATCGACTTGTATGCCAAATGCAGGAAGATGGAGGATGCAAATCAAGTGTTCGTAGAAATGTCGGAGAGGGATGTGGTGTCATGGAACGCAATTATTGGCTGCTATGCATTGACTGGGCAAAATGTGCAGGCCATGAATCTATTTCAACAACTCCAAAGTACAAATATAAACCCAAATATTATCACCTGGAGTACAGTGATTGCAGGGCATGCTCAACATGGGAACAGTAACGAAGCCCTAAATCTTTTTCGTGATATGCAACTCGCGGGTGTGAAACCTGTCTCTATCACAATAGCAACTGTTCTGCCTTCCTGTGCACACTTGGGAGCTCTGCACCATGGCAAAGAGATTCATGGTTATGTAGTCAAAAGTCATTTGGAATCAAATCTCACTGTGGGAAACGCCCTTATAGACATGTACACCAAATGCGGTAGTGTTGAATATGCACGCCGCGTGTTTGAAAAAATGGTTCACAGAGATGTGATTTCATGGAATGCAATTATTGGGGGATATCGTATGCATGGACACGGGGAGGAAGCCCTCAGGCTTTTTGATGATATGCGACGACAAGGCGTGAGACCTGATCACATCACCATCATTGCTGTCTTGTCTGCGTGCAGTCATTCTGGGCTTGTGGACGAGGGTTGGAGACACTTCGAACAGATGACTAAAGATTATGGCGTCTTACCCTGTGTTCAGCACTATGCTTGCATGGTTGACATCCTTGGTCGTGCCGGGCACTTGGATGAGGCACACCAATTTATTAAAATGATGCCACTAAAGCCAAATTCTTCTGTCTGGGGAGCCTTACTTGGTGCCTGCCGAATCTATGGCAACATTACACTGGCAGAATGTGCTGCACAACATCTATATGATCTTGAGCCTGAGACTACTGCAAATTATATTCTCCTCTCGAATATCTATGCTGCATCTGGTAGGTGGGAAGAAGCACAAAAGGTAAGAAAGCTGATGAAAGATAGAGGACTAAACAAGAAGCCAGGATGCGCATGGATTAAGCTTAAGAACAGGATTTATTCATTTGTTGTTGGAGACACTTCTTTGCCAAGATTACATGAAATATATGCAATATTAGATAGTTTGGCAAGGAAGCTGAAGGAAGAAGGGTATGTTCCCGACACAAACTTTGCTCTGCATGATGTGGATGAGGAGGAAAAAGAACAAATTCTATATGGCCACAGTGAGAAGTTAGCCATTGCCTTTGGGCTAATGAACACTTGTCCTGGGACAACTATCCAAATAACCAAAAATCTACGAGTGTGCGGTGACTGCCATATTGCAATCAAGCTAATTTCCAAAGTTGCTGGGAGAAAAATTATTGTAAGGGACACAAGTCGTTTCCACCATTTTGAGAATGGACTGTGTTCTTGTGGGGATTATTGGTGA